From the genome of Nakamurella flavida, one region includes:
- a CDS encoding GNAT family N-acetyltransferase: MELRPLRRSDGRAWRALRLRDRALIEPFDASSDLSWADRHSGALWRSHRFLLAGGARRGEVVPFAITVGDRFVGQVTLGGIQRGALRSGWVGYWVDSAVHRQGVATAAVALAVAHALGPVGLHRIEATIAPDNLASQAVVRHLGFREEGLLERYLDIAGAWRDHLLFAVTAEELPHGLEQLLARWRDTGGGTGRR; the protein is encoded by the coding sequence GTGGAGCTGCGCCCGCTGCGGCGATCGGACGGACGCGCCTGGCGCGCCCTCCGGCTGCGGGACCGCGCGCTCATCGAACCGTTCGACGCGTCCAGTGATCTGAGCTGGGCCGACCGGCACAGCGGTGCACTCTGGCGCTCGCACCGCTTCCTGCTGGCCGGCGGCGCCCGGCGGGGCGAGGTGGTGCCCTTCGCGATCACCGTGGGCGACAGGTTCGTGGGCCAGGTGACCCTGGGCGGGATCCAGCGGGGCGCGCTGCGCTCCGGATGGGTCGGGTACTGGGTCGACTCGGCCGTGCACCGCCAGGGGGTGGCCACCGCCGCCGTCGCCCTCGCGGTCGCGCACGCGCTCGGGCCCGTCGGTCTGCACCGCATCGAGGCCACCATCGCCCCGGACAACCTGGCCAGCCAGGCCGTCGTCCGACACCTCGGATTCCGCGAGGAAGGCCTGCTGGAGCGGTATCTCGACATCGCCGGGGCCTGGCGGGACCACCTGCTCTTCGCGGTGACGGCCGAGGAACTCCCGCACGGGCTGGAGCAGTTGCTCGCCCGTTGGCGCGACACGGGGGGCGGAACCGGGCGGCGGTGA
- a CDS encoding PQQ-dependent sugar dehydrogenase, producing the protein MPTLRLRSGPAAGLLTALLLGTAACSGDPTPIASSAGSTAASASSASASTVAPTSTVTTGSTSGSSAAPSSSSLSPTGSPAAPSGVISVPAALDVAELSTGLTAPWGLGFLPDGSALVTERDSAQLLAVPAGGGAATVLGTVDGVVPGGEGGLLGLAVSPGYAQDGRVFVMYTAADDNRISALTLSGGAITDQQTVLEGLPKGQTHNGGRLAFGPDGSLYAGTGDSGNRDLAQDLGSLGGKILRMQPDGSPVADAPFPEAPLVFSLGHRNVQGLAFDDRGRLWAAEFGQNTWDELNQVVAGSNYGWPVVEGPSDNPSYALPERTWPTDEASPSGIAIAGGSVFMAGLRGERLWQIPITADGTDEPVALLTGEYGRLRTVQTAPDGGLWLITSNTDGRGSAADEDDRILRLTLT; encoded by the coding sequence ATGCCGACACTCCGTCTCCGCTCAGGCCCGGCCGCCGGACTGCTCACCGCTCTGCTCCTGGGTACCGCCGCGTGCTCCGGGGACCCGACCCCGATCGCGTCGTCCGCCGGCTCGACCGCGGCATCCGCCAGCTCGGCCTCGGCCTCCACCGTGGCGCCGACCTCGACGGTGACCACCGGGTCGACCTCCGGGTCCTCCGCAGCCCCGTCGTCCTCGTCGCTGTCCCCGACGGGCAGCCCGGCCGCCCCGTCCGGAGTGATCTCCGTCCCGGCCGCGCTGGACGTCGCCGAGCTCTCCACCGGGCTCACCGCACCGTGGGGGCTGGGCTTCCTGCCCGACGGCTCCGCGCTGGTCACCGAGCGCGACTCGGCGCAGCTCCTGGCCGTCCCGGCCGGCGGCGGCGCAGCCACCGTGCTGGGCACGGTCGACGGGGTCGTCCCCGGCGGCGAGGGCGGCCTGCTCGGCCTGGCCGTCTCCCCCGGGTACGCCCAGGACGGTCGGGTGTTCGTCATGTACACCGCCGCCGACGACAACCGCATCTCGGCCCTGACCCTCTCCGGTGGTGCGATCACCGACCAGCAGACCGTGCTGGAGGGGCTCCCCAAGGGACAGACGCACAACGGCGGGCGGCTGGCGTTCGGACCGGACGGGTCGCTGTACGCCGGGACCGGGGACAGCGGAAACCGTGACCTGGCGCAGGATCTCGGTTCGCTCGGCGGCAAGATCCTCCGGATGCAGCCGGACGGCAGTCCGGTCGCCGACGCCCCGTTCCCCGAGGCCCCGCTCGTGTTCTCCCTGGGCCACCGCAACGTGCAGGGCCTGGCGTTCGACGACCGGGGTCGGCTGTGGGCGGCGGAGTTCGGGCAGAACACCTGGGACGAGCTGAACCAGGTCGTGGCGGGCAGCAACTACGGCTGGCCGGTGGTCGAGGGACCCAGCGACAACCCGTCCTACGCCCTGCCCGAGCGGACGTGGCCGACCGACGAAGCCTCCCCGAGCGGGATCGCCATCGCCGGCGGTTCGGTGTTCATGGCGGGCCTGCGCGGCGAGCGACTGTGGCAGATCCCGATCACCGCCGACGGCACCGACGAGCCCGTCGCCCTGCTGACCGGCGAGTACGGCCGGCTGCGCACCGTGCAGACCGCGCCGGACGGCGGCCTCTGGCTGATCACCTCCAACACCGACGGGCGGGGGTCCGCCGCGGACGAGGACGACCGCATCCTGCGGTTGACCCTGACCTGA
- a CDS encoding class I adenylate-forming enzyme family protein produces the protein MRIVPGGRPDDPALTVDGHTWDHARLAREIDRRAADPGNQLDARGSFLAAALVNVFAAAASGRPVLVGPAGPPPAAPIPPGAWLVATTSGSTGRPRWVVRSERSWADSLPAFTALTGLGPTDTVALTGPVSTTLHLFAAVHTLCLGAHLTDRPEAATAVHAVPTVLRSLLDLPTDAPLRRVVTAGAGLPADLTHRIHTRGWDLVEYYGAAELSFVAAGRPPGPLRAFPGAEIDIRDGEIWVRSPYLADGYLGLDRAGLGPGFEPGAGATGALRRDATGFATVGDHGVLVDGGLTVAGRGDTAITTGGATVLAEDIEAAVLAHPAVAEAVAVGTPSPRWGELVTVVVRLHPDADPTGLRAAARAALSPAARPRRWLVAAELPRTPGGKIARGAVRDALRDGTPDWARPLP, from the coding sequence GTGCGCATCGTCCCGGGTGGCCGCCCCGACGACCCGGCCCTCACCGTCGACGGGCACACCTGGGACCACGCGCGGCTGGCGCGGGAGATCGACCGCCGGGCCGCTGATCCCGGCAACCAGCTCGACGCCCGCGGGTCGTTTCTCGCCGCTGCTCTGGTCAACGTGTTCGCCGCGGCCGCGAGTGGACGCCCGGTGCTCGTCGGGCCCGCCGGTCCACCCCCGGCAGCACCGATCCCGCCGGGGGCGTGGCTGGTGGCCACGACCTCCGGATCGACCGGGCGGCCCCGCTGGGTCGTGCGGTCCGAACGGTCCTGGGCGGACTCGCTGCCCGCGTTCACCGCGCTCACCGGCCTCGGGCCGACCGACACCGTGGCCCTGACCGGACCGGTGTCGACCACGCTGCACCTGTTCGCCGCGGTCCACACGCTGTGCCTGGGCGCGCACCTCACCGACCGACCCGAGGCGGCCACCGCGGTCCACGCCGTCCCGACCGTGCTGAGGTCGCTGCTGGACCTGCCGACGGACGCGCCGCTGCGTCGCGTGGTGACCGCCGGCGCCGGCCTGCCGGCGGACCTGACGCACCGGATCCACACCCGCGGGTGGGATCTGGTCGAGTACTACGGCGCCGCCGAACTGTCCTTCGTGGCCGCCGGACGGCCCCCCGGTCCCCTGCGCGCCTTCCCCGGGGCGGAGATCGACATCCGGGACGGGGAGATCTGGGTCCGCTCGCCGTACCTGGCCGACGGGTACCTGGGCCTCGACAGAGCGGGCCTCGGGCCCGGCTTCGAACCGGGCGCAGGTGCCACCGGGGCGCTGCGCCGGGACGCAACCGGGTTCGCCACCGTCGGCGACCACGGGGTGCTCGTGGACGGCGGGCTCACGGTGGCCGGCCGGGGGGACACCGCGATCACCACCGGCGGAGCCACCGTGCTCGCCGAGGACATCGAGGCCGCGGTCCTGGCCCACCCCGCGGTCGCCGAGGCCGTGGCGGTCGGGACGCCGTCGCCGCGCTGGGGCGAGCTGGTCACCGTGGTGGTCCGGCTGCACCCGGACGCCGACCCGACCGGGCTGCGCGCCGCCGCCCGCGCGGCCCTGTCCCCGGCCGCCCGCCCCCGCCGCTGGCTCGTGGCCGCGGAGCTCCCCCGCACCCCCGGCGGCAAGATCGCCCGCGGCGCGGTACGGGACGCCCTGCGCGACGGAACGCCGGACTGGGCGAGGCCGCTACCGTAG
- a CDS encoding SAF domain-containing protein — protein sequence MPPRPDPLQAPWPQRVVAAVHSRTRGGRRWRSVRRLTAAALIVLAGALAMAPPPADGRSPGLVLLRDLPLGTTLTEADVRLAAVADPPDGVLVDPATAVGQVLGSAARRGEVLTDRRLTSALWDPGDGRVAVPVRPADAGAIALLAPGSVVAVVAVDEAGAARTLTDRAVVLALPAPAQGQQPLVVLAVPLDQADAVAAAGLTDALAFRSAR from the coding sequence ATGCCGCCGCGTCCCGACCCCCTGCAGGCCCCGTGGCCGCAACGGGTGGTGGCGGCCGTGCACTCCCGGACCCGGGGTGGGCGGCGGTGGCGGTCGGTCCGCCGACTGACGGCCGCCGCGTTGATCGTGCTGGCCGGGGCGTTGGCGATGGCCCCACCGCCGGCCGACGGCCGCTCGCCCGGTCTGGTCCTGCTGCGGGACCTCCCGCTCGGGACGACGCTCACCGAGGCCGATGTCCGGCTCGCCGCGGTGGCCGACCCACCCGACGGGGTGTTGGTCGACCCGGCGACGGCCGTCGGTCAGGTGCTCGGGTCGGCCGCCCGCCGGGGCGAGGTGCTCACCGACCGCCGGTTGACCTCGGCCCTGTGGGATCCCGGGGACGGACGGGTCGCCGTCCCGGTCCGGCCGGCCGACGCGGGCGCGATCGCCCTGCTCGCGCCCGGTTCCGTGGTCGCCGTCGTGGCGGTCGACGAGGCCGGCGCGGCGCGCACGCTCACCGATCGCGCCGTGGTGCTGGCGCTGCCGGCCCCGGCGCAGGGTCAGCAGCCGCTGGTGGTGCTGGCCGTTCCGCTCGACCAGGCCGACGCGGTCGCCGCGGCCGGGCTCACCGACGCCCTGGCCTTCCGGTCCGCCCGGTGA
- a CDS encoding glycosyltransferase produces MNPAPLAQSVLIVIPAYGSAALTDAVLGDLVRDDRDLLPHSRIVVVDNRGDYEPAVTDDRVSVYRSGENLRWIGSTNWALADAAERGEDVCLVLNNDTRLSADLPYWVSLGLAECDGAAVAAPCYDDFWLHQRLRPPVDDPADFAPARAYRDVPFCDGTGLAFSIAAYRELGPLDTVAFPRHGYGADIDYSLRARDAGMRAVITESAYLTHLRRGTMNGLPEETRERARLEIVDGMDAKWGADWRARAGLSEHAFPPHNFGSAGSWYRSG; encoded by the coding sequence GTGAACCCCGCACCTCTCGCCCAGTCCGTGCTGATCGTCATCCCCGCCTACGGCTCCGCCGCCCTGACCGACGCCGTGCTCGGCGACCTCGTCCGCGACGACCGCGACCTGCTGCCGCACAGCCGGATCGTGGTCGTGGACAACCGGGGTGACTACGAACCGGCCGTGACCGACGACCGGGTGTCGGTGTACCGGTCCGGGGAGAACCTGCGCTGGATCGGGTCGACGAACTGGGCGTTGGCCGATGCCGCGGAGCGCGGCGAAGACGTGTGCCTCGTCCTGAACAACGACACCCGCCTGTCGGCCGACCTGCCGTACTGGGTGAGCCTGGGCCTGGCCGAGTGTGACGGGGCTGCGGTGGCGGCGCCCTGCTACGACGACTTCTGGTTGCACCAGCGGCTGCGCCCGCCGGTGGACGACCCGGCGGACTTCGCCCCGGCCCGCGCCTACCGGGACGTGCCGTTCTGCGACGGAACCGGTCTTGCGTTCTCGATCGCCGCCTATCGGGAACTCGGCCCGCTGGACACCGTCGCCTTCCCGCGGCACGGCTACGGCGCCGACATCGACTACTCGCTGCGGGCCCGGGACGCCGGCATGCGGGCGGTCATCACCGAGTCCGCCTACCTCACGCACCTGCGGCGCGGCACCATGAACGGCCTGCCGGAGGAGACCCGGGAACGCGCCCGGCTGGAAATCGTCGACGGCATGGACGCCAAGTGGGGCGCCGACTGGCGGGCCCGGGCCGGGCTCAGCGAACACGCCTTCCCGCCCCACAACTTCGGCAGTGCCGGGAGCTGGTACCGCAGCGGCTGA
- a CDS encoding biotin transporter BioY, whose protein sequence is MASRRTTARDLAQIAIFAALIAALGLPGRLDLGGSSGVPITFQTLGVMLAGAVLGARKGFLAVLVFEVLTLIGLPLLAGGRGGPAVWASPTGGYLVGFLLGVVVIGLLTRPLLPRYPLWAGILATAVGGIVVIYAVGIPWTAWRTGLPLSTAASGAAVFLPGDVIKAVVTALVARQVHRAYPGLITGRRATDPARRRAGTAA, encoded by the coding sequence ATGGCCTCCCGCCGCACCACCGCCCGCGATCTCGCCCAGATCGCGATCTTCGCCGCCCTCATCGCCGCGCTCGGCCTGCCCGGCCGACTCGACCTCGGCGGCAGCAGCGGCGTGCCGATCACCTTCCAGACCCTCGGGGTGATGCTCGCCGGCGCCGTCCTGGGTGCGCGCAAGGGGTTCCTGGCCGTCCTGGTCTTCGAGGTGCTCACGCTGATCGGGCTGCCCCTGCTCGCCGGCGGGCGGGGCGGGCCGGCGGTCTGGGCGTCGCCGACCGGTGGCTACCTCGTCGGGTTCCTCCTCGGCGTGGTGGTCATCGGCCTGCTCACCCGTCCTTTGCTGCCCCGCTACCCGCTGTGGGCCGGCATCCTCGCCACCGCCGTCGGCGGCATCGTCGTCATCTACGCCGTCGGCATCCCGTGGACCGCCTGGCGGACGGGCCTGCCCCTGAGCACCGCCGCGTCCGGCGCGGCCGTCTTCCTGCCCGGTGACGTGATCAAGGCCGTTGTCACCGCCCTGGTCGCCCGCCAGGTCCACCGGGCGTACCCCGGCCTGATCACCGGTCGGCGGGCGACCGACCCCGCCCGCCGCCGCGCGGGCACCGCGGCCTGA
- the sepX gene encoding divisome protein SepX/GlpR produces the protein MNILTSLLVVGLVVAWLVVLVPMVSRSRARVPQMRYEGEGHRVLARDGRSVSARRRTRVAGAVPSAAVGSFNSVRGDRSMREEAVPVSVGSGFDQQHPADAAEEWQAAQAEAARRRTPEPEVTQDEQEQPQGRFARFGRIRRGSHPAAPAELETGLDEAPEAAPDMYEDADAEQWGGDDEQRPETDEHVADEQMRPIPRRAGRGGFDPDAAAVAQAFRYSRRRRVAFTLLIATVALAAIALILTPVAWIGSALAGVLLVGYLVYLRRQVRIEDAVRQRRMARLQRARQIRPEHTAGARTDLGPIPGPASPVNLHRTRQIVAVDDDDPAFDDLVHYEPIEYRRAVGQ, from the coding sequence GTGAACATCCTGACGTCACTGCTCGTGGTCGGGCTCGTCGTCGCCTGGCTCGTGGTCCTGGTGCCCATGGTGTCCCGCAGTCGGGCCCGGGTCCCGCAGATGCGGTACGAGGGCGAGGGGCACCGCGTGCTGGCCCGTGACGGCCGCTCGGTGTCGGCCCGTCGTCGAACGCGTGTCGCGGGCGCGGTCCCGTCGGCCGCTGTCGGCAGCTTCAATTCCGTGAGAGGCGATCGTTCCATGCGCGAGGAGGCAGTACCGGTGAGCGTCGGGTCAGGATTCGACCAGCAGCACCCCGCGGACGCGGCAGAGGAGTGGCAGGCCGCGCAGGCCGAGGCCGCCCGGCGGCGGACCCCGGAGCCCGAGGTCACCCAGGACGAGCAGGAGCAGCCCCAGGGTCGCTTCGCGCGCTTCGGCCGCATCCGTCGCGGATCCCACCCGGCCGCCCCGGCCGAGCTGGAGACCGGGCTCGACGAGGCGCCGGAGGCTGCGCCCGACATGTACGAGGACGCGGACGCCGAGCAGTGGGGTGGGGACGACGAGCAGCGCCCGGAGACCGACGAGCACGTTGCCGACGAGCAGATGCGCCCCATCCCGCGGCGTGCCGGTCGGGGCGGGTTCGATCCCGATGCCGCCGCCGTGGCCCAGGCCTTCCGCTACAGCCGACGCCGTCGGGTCGCCTTCACCCTGCTCATCGCCACCGTGGCCCTGGCCGCGATCGCCCTGATCCTCACCCCGGTGGCCTGGATCGGCAGCGCGCTGGCCGGGGTGCTCCTCGTCGGGTACCTGGTCTACCTGCGCCGCCAGGTGCGCATCGAGGACGCCGTCCGCCAGCGCCGGATGGCCCGCCTGCAGCGGGCCCGGCAGATCCGCCCGGAGCACACCGCCGGCGCACGCACCGATCTCGGCCCGATCCCCGGCCCGGCGTCCCCGGTCAACCTGCACCGCACCCGGCAGATCGTGGCCGTGGACGACGACGATCCGGCCTTCGACGATCTCGTCCACTACGAGCCCATCGAGTACCGGCGGGCCGTCGGCCAGTAG
- the glp gene encoding molybdotransferase-like divisome protein Glp has protein sequence MRSVAEHLDRLLASALTPPPVRVAISEAQGLLCAEEVVASAALPSFDQAAVDGYAVRSVDVVRASSDNPVVMPVVGEIEAGVRTPHRLQPQQAVFVATGAPLPTVADTVVPRSAVAGGGARITITRPVPSGSYVRRTGEDVQPGDVAVRSGAFIGAAQVGLLAAVGRSKVLVHPRPRLSVISLGDELVDVARTPGPGQVYDVNSFALAAAARDAGADVTRVGIAPGDARRLRDLVESRLLVSEAVVLAGAAGGHHAEVVVEALAEFGTIDQTRVAMQPGSAQGFGLLGQDRVPTFLLPANPVSALVVFEVMVRPVLRVMLGRRNPYRRTVTARTLEPIASPAGRRQFLRGQLLRDDDDHYLVHILGGGGTHLLASLAEANCLVLIDEATTDVPVGSEVDVSFLAQRA, from the coding sequence ATGAGGTCCGTCGCCGAACACCTCGACCGGTTGTTGGCCTCCGCGCTCACCCCGCCGCCCGTCCGGGTGGCCATCTCCGAGGCGCAGGGTCTGCTGTGCGCCGAGGAAGTGGTGGCCAGCGCGGCGCTACCGTCCTTCGACCAGGCGGCGGTGGACGGCTACGCGGTCCGTTCGGTCGACGTGGTCCGCGCCTCGTCGGACAACCCGGTGGTGATGCCCGTGGTCGGCGAGATCGAGGCGGGAGTGCGCACCCCCCACCGTCTCCAACCGCAGCAGGCGGTGTTCGTGGCCACCGGGGCTCCGCTGCCCACGGTCGCCGACACGGTGGTGCCGCGGTCCGCTGTGGCCGGCGGCGGGGCGCGGATCACCATCACCCGCCCCGTGCCGTCCGGTTCCTATGTGCGGCGCACCGGGGAGGACGTGCAGCCCGGTGACGTGGCCGTCCGGTCCGGTGCCTTCATCGGCGCCGCGCAGGTCGGCCTGCTCGCCGCGGTGGGCCGCAGCAAGGTGCTGGTGCACCCGCGACCGCGGTTGTCCGTCATCTCTCTCGGCGACGAGCTGGTCGACGTGGCCCGCACTCCGGGCCCGGGCCAGGTCTACGACGTCAACTCCTTCGCCCTGGCCGCCGCGGCCCGTGACGCCGGCGCCGACGTGACGCGGGTGGGCATCGCCCCCGGTGACGCGCGGCGGCTGCGCGACCTCGTCGAGTCGCGCCTGCTGGTGTCCGAGGCCGTGGTGCTGGCCGGCGCAGCCGGCGGCCACCACGCCGAGGTCGTCGTGGAGGCCCTGGCGGAGTTCGGCACCATCGACCAGACCCGAGTGGCCATGCAGCCGGGGTCGGCCCAGGGCTTCGGCCTGCTGGGTCAGGACCGTGTGCCGACCTTCCTGCTGCCGGCGAACCCCGTGTCGGCGCTCGTCGTGTTCGAGGTGATGGTCCGCCCGGTGCTGCGCGTGATGCTGGGACGGCGGAATCCCTACCGCCGCACAGTGACCGCCCGCACCCTGGAGCCGATCGCGTCGCCGGCCGGACGTCGGCAGTTCCTGCGCGGCCAGTTGCTGCGCGACGACGACGACCACTACCTGGTGCACATCCTCGGTGGCGGTGGCACCCATCTGCTGGCCTCCCTGGCCGAGGCGAACTGTCTGGTGCTGATCGACGAGGCGACCACCGATGTGCCGGTGGGATCCGAGGTCGACGTCTCCTTCCTGGCCCAGCGGGCCTGA
- a CDS encoding MogA/MoaB family molybdenum cofactor biosynthesis protein: MTTPTHAGRALIVSITDHLLHGEDDGGAGALVTELLAEAGFVVDGTVVVPSDEVAIRTALNTAVIGGVDLVVTVGGTGVSPRDVTPDVTAEVIDRELPGISQALRWSGMAAGVVDAVVSRGLVGVSGSTLVANISGSRQAIRDGLATLNPLAIHVIEELSDPEV; encoded by the coding sequence GTGACGACCCCTACCCATGCCGGCCGCGCGCTCATCGTCAGCATCACCGATCACCTGCTGCACGGTGAGGACGACGGCGGAGCCGGCGCACTGGTCACCGAACTGCTCGCCGAGGCCGGGTTCGTGGTCGACGGCACGGTGGTGGTGCCGTCCGACGAGGTCGCCATCCGCACGGCCCTGAACACCGCCGTCATCGGTGGGGTGGACCTGGTCGTCACCGTCGGCGGTACCGGCGTCTCCCCGCGCGATGTCACCCCGGACGTCACCGCCGAGGTGATCGACCGCGAGCTGCCGGGCATCTCCCAGGCCCTGCGCTGGTCGGGGATGGCCGCCGGGGTCGTCGACGCCGTGGTCTCCCGCGGGCTGGTCGGCGTGTCCGGTTCGACCCTGGTCGCCAACATCTCCGGTAGCCGGCAGGCCATCCGCGACGGCCTGGCCACCCTCAACCCGCTGGCCATCCACGTCATCGAGGAGCTCTCCGACCCCGAGGTCTGA
- a CDS encoding 5-formyltetrahydrofolate cyclo-ligase, protein MDPVAEKIALRTALLAGRRGRSTVDRVAAQDALDAHLRDLTRGRSALALFLPLPTEPVSRRTVDALAGTHRVLLPVATAGRPLDWAEAGGGVRRGAFGIDEPAGPTAGPDALERVDLVLVPALAVDRSGRRLGRGGGHYDRTLALLAGLPVRPMIVAVVFDAEVLDSIPVEETDRVVDAVLTPTGGLSPTPHHTP, encoded by the coding sequence ATGGACCCGGTGGCCGAGAAGATCGCGCTCCGCACCGCCCTCCTGGCGGGGCGGCGAGGACGGTCCACCGTCGATCGGGTCGCCGCGCAGGACGCCCTCGACGCCCATCTGCGGGACCTCACGCGCGGCCGGTCCGCCCTCGCCCTCTTCCTGCCGCTGCCGACCGAACCGGTGTCCCGCCGCACCGTCGACGCACTGGCCGGGACGCACCGCGTCCTGCTCCCCGTCGCCACGGCCGGCCGGCCGCTCGACTGGGCGGAGGCGGGCGGCGGTGTGCGGCGGGGGGCCTTCGGCATCGACGAACCGGCCGGCCCGACGGCCGGACCGGACGCCCTGGAACGGGTGGATCTTGTGCTCGTCCCCGCGCTGGCCGTGGACCGGTCCGGGCGCCGGTTGGGTCGGGGCGGCGGCCACTACGACCGCACCCTCGCCCTGCTCGCCGGCCTGCCCGTCCGCCCGATGATCGTCGCCGTCGTCTTCGACGCCGAGGTCCTGGACTCCATCCCGGTGGAGGAGACCGACCGGGTCGTCGACGCCGTCCTGACCCCGACGGGCGGCCTGTCCCCCACTCCGCACCACACCCCGTGA
- a CDS encoding FmdB family zinc ribbon protein: MPTYQYACTECDHRFEAVQAFSDASLTTCPVCGGKLRKVYGSVGVVFKGSGFYRTDSRSGAVDAAAKSDKADAAKSDAPAKKTEATPDKSADKASSTPAASSSGGSSGSGSSTGGTGKAAS, from the coding sequence GTGCCCACGTATCAGTACGCCTGCACCGAGTGCGATCACCGCTTCGAGGCCGTGCAGGCCTTCAGTGACGCCTCGCTGACCACCTGCCCGGTGTGCGGCGGCAAGCTCCGCAAGGTCTACGGGTCCGTCGGTGTGGTGTTCAAGGGCAGCGGCTTCTACCGCACCGACTCCCGTTCGGGTGCGGTCGACGCCGCGGCCAAGTCTGACAAGGCCGACGCGGCGAAGTCCGACGCACCCGCCAAGAAGACCGAGGCCACCCCGGACAAGAGCGCGGACAAGGCGTCCTCGACCCCGGCGGCGAGCAGCTCCGGTGGCTCGTCGGGCTCGGGCAGCAGCACCGGCGGAACGGGCAAGGCCGCCTCCTGA
- a CDS encoding lysophospholipid acyltransferase family protein: MDQLPPPPEPSSGPAERSSRTYRIVVACARPIVRGWGRLTVEGLDVLPGSGPVVIFANHDSMWDPLTIAVAAGHRRQIRALAKASLWRIPVLAQVLDGMGQIPVRRGQKDASAMDAAVQVLTDGGCIGIFPEGTVTHGRILRARSGAGRLVLGEPASRIVCATVEGTTDMVAFPRRPRLRVRFFSPTGGGPRPGEDAVELSTRILAELRAEVPARASRRRHRRPLPVGVPGDRPGTPPGHPEG, translated from the coding sequence ATGGATCAGCTGCCCCCGCCCCCAGAACCGTCGAGCGGGCCCGCCGAGCGCTCGAGCCGCACCTACCGCATCGTCGTGGCGTGCGCCCGGCCGATCGTCCGAGGCTGGGGTCGGCTGACCGTGGAGGGACTGGACGTGCTGCCCGGGTCGGGGCCGGTGGTGATCTTCGCCAACCACGACAGCATGTGGGACCCGCTGACCATCGCCGTGGCGGCGGGACACCGGCGGCAGATCCGGGCGCTGGCCAAGGCGTCGCTGTGGCGCATCCCGGTGCTGGCGCAGGTGCTGGACGGCATGGGGCAGATCCCGGTCCGGCGGGGCCAGAAGGACGCGTCGGCCATGGACGCCGCGGTCCAGGTGCTCACCGACGGCGGATGCATCGGCATCTTCCCCGAGGGCACGGTGACCCACGGCAGGATCCTGCGCGCCCGCAGCGGCGCCGGCCGGCTCGTGCTGGGGGAGCCCGCGTCCCGGATCGTCTGCGCGACCGTGGAGGGCACCACGGACATGGTCGCCTTCCCGCGGCGGCCCCGGCTCCGGGTGCGCTTCTTCTCCCCGACCGGCGGTGGTCCGCGGCCCGGGGAGGACGCCGTCGAGCTGTCCACCCGCATCCTCGCCGAGCTCCGGGCGGAGGTCCCCGCGCGAGCGTCCCGCCGACGTCACCGACGGCCCCTCCCGGTGGGCGTGCCGGGCGATCGTCCCGGGACGCCGCCCGGGCACCCGGAGGGCTGA
- the mscL gene encoding large conductance mechanosensitive channel protein MscL — protein sequence MLKGFKDFILRGNVVSLAIAVVIGAAFTAVVGAFTAAIIEPLLAAVGGVNADGLGFSIRSDNPTATFVNIGALITAIITFLITAAVVYFVFVAPMNAINERMNARKTPVKADPTEIELLVEIRDLLKHGESVTSKSEVAALTDDPTTVDSSGISSTKA from the coding sequence ATGCTCAAGGGGTTCAAGGACTTCATCCTGCGCGGCAACGTGGTCAGCCTGGCCATCGCCGTGGTCATCGGCGCGGCGTTCACCGCGGTCGTCGGCGCCTTCACCGCCGCCATCATCGAGCCGTTGCTGGCTGCGGTCGGTGGCGTGAACGCGGACGGGTTGGGCTTCTCCATCCGGTCGGACAACCCGACGGCGACCTTCGTCAACATCGGTGCCCTGATCACCGCGATCATCACGTTCCTGATCACCGCCGCCGTCGTGTACTTCGTCTTCGTGGCGCCGATGAACGCCATCAACGAGCGGATGAACGCCCGGAAGACCCCGGTCAAGGCCGACCCCACCGAGATCGAGCTGCTCGTGGAGATCCGCGACCTGCTCAAGCACGGCGAGAGCGTCACCTCCAAGAGCGAGGTGGCCGCCCTCACCGACGACCCGACGACCGTGGACTCGTCGGGCATCAGCAGCACGAAGGCCTGA